The genomic DNA GTTCCTTGTTCCGTGCGGGTAGCGTCAAGTTGCCATGAGTATTGGCAATCCTGTGATGTCAGTCAAAGGGACAATCAAACACAAGGTTTTTCGCTTGAAACCTGACCGATATACGTTTTTTCCAGAGTGATTGCTCTACGACCATTGTGTCGGTTGAAAGGCACCGTAACTTGAGGCCTGTCAGGATTTTTTCTTGAGTTCCAGGCGCGAGATATCTTGCCCGCGGTCAATTTGCCGCGCAAAAAAAACCCGGCACGGCGCCGGGTTTCTTTGGTCTGGCATCGAGCTTAGGCAGTGAAGGCTTTACCTTCGAACTGCTCGGCGACGAACTTCCAGTTGACCAGGTTCCAGAACGCTTCGACGTATTTCGGACGAACGTTGCGGTAGTCAATGTAGTAGGCGTGTTCCCACACGTCGCAGGTCAGCAGCGGGGTGTCGCCGTTGGTCAGCGGGTTACCGGCACCGATGGTGCTGGCCAGGGCCAGGGAACCGTCAGCTTTTTTCACCAGCCAGCCCCAGCCGGAACCGAAGGTGCCGATGGACGTCTTGCTGAATTCTTCCTTGAACTTGTCGAACGAACCGAAGGCTGCATTGATGGCTTCGGCCA from Pseudomonas beijingensis includes the following:
- a CDS encoding superoxide dismutase translates to MAFELPPLPYPHDALQPHISKETLEYHHDKHHNTYVVNLNNLVPGTEFEGKTLEEIVKTSSGGIFNNAAQVWNHTFYWNCLAPNAGGQPTGALAEAINAAFGSFDKFKEEFSKTSIGTFGSGWGWLVKKADGSLALASTIGAGNPLTNGDTPLLTCDVWEHAYYIDYRNVRPKYVEAFWNLVNWKFVAEQFEGKAFTA